A single region of the Marinobacter salinisoli genome encodes:
- a CDS encoding cell division protein ZapA, whose translation MSQESTTVEVKILDKEYLVACPEEERDALTRAAKHLDKKMREIRASGKVFGTERIAVMAALNITHELLEQDSMSGATKSILESMDSKLDNALGKPSE comes from the coding sequence ATGTCTCAGGAATCCACCACCGTTGAGGTCAAGATTCTCGACAAAGAATACCTTGTGGCCTGCCCGGAGGAAGAGCGGGATGCCCTGACGCGGGCCGCCAAGCACCTCGACAAAAAGATGCGTGAAATCCGCGCCAGCGGCAAGGTATTCGGCACCGAACGAATAGCGGTGATGGCCGCCCTCAACATCACCCACGAACTGCTGGAGCAGGACAGCATGTCCGGCGCCACCAAGTCGATACTGGAGTCCATGGACAGCAAGCTCGACAACGCGCTTGGCAAACCATCTGAGTAA
- a CDS encoding 5-formyltetrahydrofolate cyclo-ligase yields MTQRATPHPFADHPDKSERAQLRKVLRRQRRALSASAQRDAANNLALNLLTHRDLIRSRHIAIYLPNDGEIDPLTFMHMARRRSVQFYLPVLHPVHEGKLSFTRFDEQTRLFPNRFGIPEPAFRPQVTRPAWTLDAVLFPLVGFDTEGGRLGMGGGFYDRTFAFSRLRPAMAPKLIGLAHDFQRVEQLPIEPWDIPLHGVVTDRHRYRFRGDSTL; encoded by the coding sequence TTGACGCAACGCGCTACCCCCCATCCGTTTGCAGACCATCCTGACAAGTCAGAACGCGCTCAGCTCCGCAAGGTCCTGCGTCGGCAACGACGCGCGCTGAGCGCCAGCGCCCAGCGGGATGCCGCCAACAATCTGGCACTCAACCTGCTGACCCATCGGGACCTGATCCGGTCGCGACACATCGCGATTTATCTGCCGAATGATGGTGAGATAGACCCCCTCACCTTCATGCACATGGCTCGGCGGAGGAGTGTGCAGTTTTACCTCCCGGTTCTGCACCCTGTGCACGAAGGCAAACTGAGTTTCACCCGCTTTGACGAGCAAACAAGATTATTCCCGAACCGTTTTGGTATCCCGGAACCAGCGTTTCGGCCACAGGTGACACGCCCCGCCTGGACGCTTGATGCGGTTCTGTTTCCACTGGTGGGATTCGACACCGAAGGCGGGCGTCTTGGCATGGGAGGGGGGTTCTATGACCGGACCTTTGCATTCAGCCGCTTACGGCCAGCGATGGCGCCAAAGCTGATTGGATTGGCTCATGACTTTCAGCGGGTGGAACAGCTGCCGATCGAACCCTGGGACATCCCCCTGCACGGCGTGGTCACTGACCGGCACCGTTACCGGTTCAGGGGTGACTCAACACTCTGA
- a CDS encoding TIGR02449 family protein, with the protein MEQSEVKALAVKLDKLIEHCQKLEQDNASLRQLQDDWNRERAQLMQKNDLAKNKIEAMIGRLRALEHH; encoded by the coding sequence ATGGAACAGTCCGAAGTAAAAGCATTAGCGGTAAAGCTGGACAAGCTGATCGAGCACTGCCAGAAACTGGAGCAAGATAACGCAAGCCTGCGCCAGCTTCAGGACGACTGGAATCGGGAGCGGGCTCAACTGATGCAGAAGAATGATCTTGCCAAAAACAAGATCGAAGCCATGATTGGCCGCCTGCGGGCGCTGGAGCACCATTAA